One stretch of Deinococcus ficus DNA includes these proteins:
- a CDS encoding DUF6803 family protein encodes MTNAVLPITAAGEWRRLSDMIAVGAYLLGLIPLAGIALIDSQLVLRTSTEDVRLNSHVLMFAVLLVVAHVAMILRMLTPIMRH; translated from the coding sequence ATGACGAACGCCGTACTGCCCATTACTGCCGCCGGGGAGTGGCGGCGCCTGTCCGACATGATCGCTGTGGGCGCCTACCTGCTCGGCTTGATTCCCCTGGCCGGCATCGCCCTGATTGACTCGCAGCTGGTCCTCCGCACATCCACAGAGGACGTCCGCCTGAACTCCCATGTGCTGATGTTCGCCGTGCTCCTCGTGGTGGCGCACGTCGCCATGATCCTCAGGATGCTCACGCCCATCATGCGGCACTGA